Proteins from a genomic interval of Shewanella seohaensis:
- a CDS encoding MAPEG family protein, with protein sequence MHTLLTCLFIAMLLPYLAKGPVAWAMAKAGGYDNQHPRTQQAQLTGFGARALAGHQNAFESLLIFGLAVVTVIATGKVTATAEWLAVVHIVARVAYQILYLLNKGTLRSLSWFVAIFSAFGVFFQAF encoded by the coding sequence ATGCATACATTACTGACTTGTTTGTTTATCGCTATGTTATTGCCTTACTTAGCCAAAGGGCCCGTCGCATGGGCAATGGCTAAAGCGGGCGGTTATGATAATCAACATCCGCGTACTCAACAGGCGCAATTAACCGGATTTGGTGCGCGGGCACTCGCTGGGCATCAAAACGCCTTCGAATCTCTACTGATTTTTGGTTTAGCCGTAGTGACAGTTATCGCCACGGGCAAAGTCACTGCGACTGCTGAGTGGTTAGCGGTTGTGCATATCGTTGCGCGGGTGGCGTATCAGATCTTGTATCTGCTGAACAAAGGCACGTTGCGTTCATTGTCTTGGTTTGTGGCGATTTTCAGCGCCTTTGGAGTCTTCTTCCAAGCGTTTTAA